ATGAAAATGATGCAGTCAAAAGCAGAAAAGCAGAAAAAGTGATTTTAACTTTAAGCATGATTTAGTTGTTTTAGTTTGTATTTTTTATTCAGGTTTAGTGTTTAAACCTCTCACTGCTAAAGTAGTTTTTATGATGAAAATACCCAAAAAAACAAGTGCGTAAATGCTTGCAGCGCAGCATTTAACTTGCTGCTGATAAAACAGGAGAAGCGGGATGTTTGAGAGCTAGTGCCATTGTTTAATAAACAGGTAAGTTGGCGTTAAAAGTTGTATCTTTTCTCCATGCATTCAGATCAATTCATCTTTTTTGCTAACATTGTCTTATTAATGTTTTATGAAATTAACTGCCATGAAAAAATTGTTTCAAACAAAACTAAATAATACACGGGTAGATTTGTCGCTACTGATTTTGCGCCTGGCTTCCGGAGGCTTTATGCTTACCCATGGATGGCCAAAGTTGCAGCGCCTGTTAGCTGGCGAAATGAAATTTGGCGATCCGCTGGGATTAGGCCCCGAGTTATCGCTTATACTGGCTGTTTTTGCAGAGGTTTTTTGTGCTATTTTGGTACTGCTGGGTTTGGGCACCCGCCTGGCAGTAATTCCATTAATTGTAACCATGGCAGTTGCAGCGTTTATTGTACATGGTGCCGATTCGTTTGCACGCAAAGAGCTGGCCTTGTTTTACCTGGTAAGCTATGTTATTTTACTGCTGATGGGTAGCGGA
Above is a genomic segment from uncultured Draconibacterium sp. containing:
- a CDS encoding DoxX family protein; translation: MKKLFQTKLNNTRVDLSLLILRLASGGFMLTHGWPKLQRLLAGEMKFGDPLGLGPELSLILAVFAEVFCAILVLLGLGTRLAVIPLIVTMAVAAFIVHGADSFARKELALFYLVSYVILLLMGSGKISVDRLIARR